One genomic window of Phoenix dactylifera cultivar Barhee BC4 unplaced genomic scaffold, palm_55x_up_171113_PBpolish2nd_filt_p 000537F, whole genome shotgun sequence includes the following:
- the LOC120106367 gene encoding probable long-chain-alcohol O-fatty-acyltransferase 5: MSRSPSSRWGESLLMQALSKRRTWVFLFLVVYSLLLSSSWNLLLSIRSWYNSAAASASSRAAAGWKALYASVLYGGVFGLLSMGAALAVAVPAMLVTWITILVLLALFKLLLLAFGLGPLCPSLPLLPFLFTSFFPVKIQTKPKPKPPISSSLSTLHRLITAVRVLLLATIISSYRYSDRMHPYLLLAIYCCHIYLILDLGLASIAKIATGLLGLELEPQFNNPLGASSLQDFWGRRWNLMVSSILRPSVYDPVQARWGLDAGILATFFVSGLMHELMFYYLTLALPTGEVTAFFVLHGLLTVVERKARKAG; this comes from the exons atgagt CGCTCTCCGTCGTCGCGATGGGGGGAGTCGCTGCTGATGCAGGCGTTGAGCAAGCGGCGGACGtgggtcttcctcttcctcgtcgtctactccctcctcctctcctcctcctggaacctcctcctctccatccgcTCCTGGTACAACTCGGCggccgcctccgcctcctcccgCGCCGCCGCCGGCTGGAAGGCCCTCTACGCCTCCGTGCTCTACGGAGGGGTCTTCGGCCTGCTCTCCATGGGGGCGGCGCTGGCCGTGGCGGTGCCGGCCATGTTGGTCACCTGGATCACGATCCTCGTGCTACTCGCCCTCttcaagctcctcctcctcgccttCGGCCTCGGCCCCCTCTGcccctccctcccccttctccccttcCTGTTCACCTCCTTCTTCCCTGTCAAGATCCAAACCAAACCCAAGCCCAAACCTCCCATCTCTTCATCTTTATCCACCCTTCACCGCCTCATCACTGCCGTCAGGGTTCTCCTCTTGGCCACCATCATCTCCAGCTACCGCTATAGTGATAGAATGCATCCGTACCTCCTCCTCGCCATCTACTGCTGCCACATCTACCTGATCCTAGATCTCGGTCTCGCCTCCATTGCCAAGATCGCCACCGGTCTCCTTGGCCTCGAGCTGGAGCCCCAGTTCAACAACCCCTTAGGCGCCTCCTCCCTTCAGGACTTCTGGGGCCGCCGCTGGAACCTCATGGTCTCTTCCATCCTCCGCCCCTCCGTCTACGACCCCGTTCAAGCCCGTTGGGGGCTCGACGCCGGCATCCTCGCCACCTTCTTCGTCTCCGGCCTCATGCACGAGCTCATGTTCTACTACCTCACCTTGGCACTTCCCACCGGGGAGGTTACCGCGTTCTTCGTCCTCCACGGGCTGCTCACGGTGGTGGAGAGGAAGGCCCGAAAGGCCGGC